The genomic segment TTCACGGCGCTGCCGATCATCGCGTATTCGTCTTTGCCTTTGCCTGAAGCGGGATTCGTCCGCCTTCGAATGTCGGCGACAAGCTGCGCAAGCGGTCTATATAAATAGAAGGAAAACAACCCGGCCATGACGAGGGAAATCGACAGCACGATCAGAACGGTAGACAGCAGAACGCGACGAAGCAGCCTGGTCGAATCCACGACCTGCTCGTACGGCTGGGAATAGACGATCGTCCACCGGAGCGCATCCGAGCGCGTCATGCTCAAATAATAGTCGGTTTTGCCGAAGGTTCGGTTGATCGACGTCCCGTCGGCATTGCGCATCTGCGCCAATTGATCGCGAAGGAGACGTTCCTCGATACCGCTGTGATTCAGGATGAGCCGATCCCGGTCATCGAAAATGAGCAGATTCATCGGAGAGGACATGCCCCTCGTCTGCTCCAGACTCTCCGAGAAATCGCGGTAATCGATATTGACCGCGACCTCCATCGACTCTCCGCTGTACACGTTGCGGAAGGCTCGCAAGAGACTGACCAGGCTCCGGTTCGAGCCTCCGATCGCGCCCCCGGTTCGCGGCGGCAAAACGGTATAGTCGCCCTGGACGTCGACTTGAAGCACTTCGGGATCATAAAAGTTGTCCAGACTGTATTTCGCGTCGGACAGTACGTAGTTTTTCGTTTTGTTGATCAAGTATAGCGAGGCGACGTGTTTGTTGGAGCTGACGATCTTATCGAAGAAACGAAGGACGCCCGACATCGCCTCCGCCTGCTCGGGATACGTTTCGTGCGGCTCGAACAATTTCCATACTTCGTCGCTGGCGATGATTTGGTTCGTCAAATAGACGAGCTCGGATATTTGCCGTTCCATGTATTGTTTTTTCTCGTTAAGCAAAATCGTGCTGGATACGTCCGCTTGTTGGATAATATGCGCCGTGCTATAGTTCATGGCCAAATAGCCGATCGAAATCGCCGGCAAGCTGATGGCGATCACAAACATCGCTAAAATTTTATAAAACGACTTTTGCCTCGCAAAACGGTTCAAAGCGACCACCCTCCCCATCATGAATAAAGCGCATTCATTCTATGTTTTCTTGAGTATATGTCAAATTCGGAGCCATGATAAATGTACAAATCCGACGATTATGCATAAATACGCCGATCGTCGGAATCGGGACGGATTGAATGAATCGATTCTTTACGTTTAGGAGTGCCCCTTACTATACTTATGCACGTATGCTCCGAATCCTTTTCGTATCCGATTACCAGACCGCACGGTTTAAGGGGGATTAGCAAACATATGAAGCTGCTCCACATCGGCAACGCCGACTCGCGTTTTCCGGAAGACGGTCCGTTCGTCGACGCCTTGCGGGAAATAGGCGAACTGACCGTTCTAAGGAACGGAGACGCGTTAACGGACGAAGCGCGCGCGGCGCTCATTCGGGAATGCGACGTGCTGCTGACGCTCTGGGGATCGAGCCGCGTACCCGAACAGATCGCCGAAGCGCGCGGCCGATTGTCCTACATCTGCAATATTTCCGGCGGAATCTCCCACTGGATCCCGCTCTCGATCGTCGAAGCGGGCATTCCGGTCACCAACTGGGGAGACGCGGTCGCTCCCGAAATGGCGGAAGCGGCCGTGACGCTGCTGCTGGCCGTATTGAAGGAGCTCCTCCCTCAGCAGCTGTATGTGCGAGAAGGCGGCTGGCATCGGCCCGACCGCCGCATCGGCTCGATGTACGGGCTGCGAATTGGCATCTTCGGCATGGGCGCGATCGGTCGGAAGTTCGTCGACTATGTGCGTCCCTACGAATGCCGGATCCGCTACTACGATCCCTATCTGCCGCCCGCATCGGCGCCGGCCGGCTGCGAGGCCGCGGAGAGTCTTGAACGGCTCGCGGCGGAGAGCGACGCGCTGGTCATTCATGCCGGACTGACCGAAGAGACGCGCGGCGCGGTGAACGCCGCCGTGCTGGCCAAGCTGCCCGACTACGGCATCGTCATCAATACGGCGCGCGGAGACATCGTCGAGCAGGACGCTTTGTTCGACGAGCTGAGGACCGGCCGCCTGCGGGCCGGACTCGACGTGCTGGCGGGAAGGGACGCGCTTGAACCGGACCACCCGGCGCGCGGCTGGCCTAATGTTCTTTTTACGGCGCATGATCTCTTCTCGGCCAACTGGCAGAAGCCGCCGCTCGAAAGGTACGAGGCCGTCTGCCTCGAAAATCTGATCCGCCACAGCCAAGGGAAGCCCCTCATGCATCGCTTCGACCGGGATCGCTATTTGCGAAGCACCTGACAGCCCTGCAAAGCGGACCTGCAAGGCGGACCTGCGGAGAGGCGGGTTGGCGGAACAGCGAACGGAATCGCATTCGGGTGCCAACCTTTTACAGACAAGGAGGAAGTAGAAATGAAGCTGTCCTTCACCACGCTTGGCTGTCCGGATTGGACGTGGGAACGTATCGTCGACGAGGCGGCGCGGCTGGGCTACGACGGCGTGGAGCTTCGCGGCATCGCGGGTGAGCTGCGGCTTGGCCGCTGCGAAGCGCTGCGCGAAGAGCGGCTCGAAGCTACACTGGCCTATGCCAGGGAGCGCGGCATCGCGATATGCTGCCTGGACACTTCGTGCGCGTTTCACGACGAGGAACGGTTCGATGAAGCCATTGAAGTAGGCATGGAGACGATCGATCTGGCCGTACGCATGGGCGTCTCTTCGATCCGTGTGTTCGGCGATTCGATCGCGGATAGCGGCCGCGCGCAAGAGATCGTCGCACGCGTTGCCGGCGGGCTTCAGACGCTCGGCGAATATGCGGAAGACAAAGCCGTTCAAGTGCTGCTCGAGACGCATGGCGACTTTTCTTCGTCAGACCGGGTACGCGAGGTGTTTCGGCAGACGTCTTCGCCCGCCATCGGCGTCATCTGGGACATCCACCATACGATCAAATACGGCGGCCATGAATCGCCGGCGGAAACGTGGAGAAAGCTGGGCGACGATATCCGGCATGCGCACATCAAGGATGCGCTTGGCGGACGGCCCGTTCTCTTGGGCGAGGGCGAGCTGCCGCTCCCGGATTGGATCGCGCTGCTGCGCAAGGTTGGCTATGACGGCTGGTTGTCCTTCGAATGGGAAAAACGTTGGCATCCGGAGATCGAAGAACCCGAGCTTGCATTACCGGCCTTTATGGACTACATTCGCCGCTTTCTTTAAATCCATTCTAGTACGGGAGAATCCCTAATGTTCGTATGGCAGCTTGTATTGACGAGCCTGTTGTGGGCCGGAAACTTCGTGGCGGGCAAATGGACGGCCGGACACGCCTCGGCGATGATGCTGTCCGAATTGCGATTCGGAATCGCGATCCTCGTCATCCTCCCATTCGTGTGGATGAAGGAAAAACGCCTGCTCCCGCCGCGGAAGGCCATCCTTCTTTTGCTTGGCATGGGCGCGACGGGCGTGACTTTGTTTAACGTGCTGCTGTTCGAGGCGCTTGCGCATACGTCGGCCGCCAACACGGGATTGTTGTCGACGCTCAATCCTGCCGCGATCGCCTTGATTTCGTTCTTAGCGTTCGGTCATCGGTTGACGCTGCGCCAGGCTGCCGGCATGCTCGTGTCCTTCGCGGGCGTCGTGATCGTCCTTACGCGGGGGGACTTGGAGCGGCTGCTCGCCCTCCAATTCAATCGCGGCGACCTGATGATGATCGGCGCCGTGCTGTTCTGGGGCTGCTACACCATCCTGTCCCAAAAAGCGATGGCCTACGTGTCGCCGCTTGCCGCAACGCTGTGGTCCGGCATTTTCGGCCTGGCGTTCATGCTTCCTTTTAACATAAGGCAATTCACGTTAGTAGATGTCACGCCCGCGTTCTGGGCAGCCATGATATATATCGGCGTCGGCGCGACCGTGATTGCCTCGCTGCTTTGGAATCTGGGCGTCAAACGAATAGGCGGCACGCATGCAGGTATCTTTCTGAATTTAAACCCTGTATTCACCTCTTTGCTTGCCTACCTGTTGCTGGACGAACGAATGAACGCTTCGCAATGGATCGGCACGGCGGTCGTCATCGGCGGCATGCTGCTGTTCTCGACGAAGAAGCGGATGAAAATCCGGCGCGGCGCGGATTGTTGCAGCGCGGATTGATTTCGATCTAATCGATTAGATATCATTACTACATAACGAGAATACGAAAAACACGCCTCATCGGCGTGTCTCGTCTAAAACCACCATCTGATGTCCCTGAACGCGGGGAACGGTCAGCTTCACGATGTCGCCGGACTGCACAAAGGGTATGGATTCACCCTGGGGAATCAACGTCGCCCGCGTCACGCGCGATCCGACGGTCAGCTCGACAGCAACGTCGTAGATCGGCGGCATATCCTCGATCACGCTCGTCCTGCCCCGTTGAATCGGCGCGGCATACGTCAGGTGCAAAATATATCGCTCCCGCGAACGCTGATAGACGAACCGTGCCCGACCGCAGCTGGGCAAGCTTACCCGCATGACAGGCTTGCGATAAACCAGGTTCAGGGCGTTGATCAGATAGTCGCGATGATATTTGGCGCCATGACGGAAGTACATCGAGCAGATCGGATGAGCCACATATACGATGCTGCCTTTGCGGATGGCAGCCGGGTAATCGGCTGGGTCCATACGATAGGGCGTGTTCTGATGCGAGCAATAATGGCCGTATGTCCTGTTGAAGAACGGCTCGTAGATCGTGGCCAGAACTTCCGCGTCCTTCACGCTCACCTGCTCGGCGCCTTCATAGAACAAAAACGGACTCGTTACGATGCCGGCGTTCAACGATTTGCCCGCAAGCACATAATCGTTTTCGTATAAAGAGGGACCTTGATAGGCGGCACCGACATCGAGCTGAAAATGGGTTTTCCCCGGATTCAAGCCGCTTGACCCCGTGAGAAGCACACTTCCGCCCCGGTCGACATAGCTTTGGATTCGCAAGGCCGATTCCTCGTTTAACACAACCGAATCCGGCAGGATCAGCGTCTCGAATCGGTCCAACGCTTGTGTCGGGTCCGCGATGTCGAAGTCGAGCTGGCATTCGAGCAGCATTTTGGTCAGACCTTCATCCGCTTCCGATCGGTTCGATAATATCACGCCCAGCTTAGCCGTCTCCTCGACGTTGAAGCACCATTCCTCGATCTGTTCCGCATAGCGGTAAGCTTCGCCGATCGTGCGATAAGTCTCCATATCCATCAGACCGCTCGGATGCATCTGATCGCCGATGCTGCAGCGGGCGCCATACATCATCATCGAAGCGACCTCGTAGCGAAGCGCTTCGGGGCTCTTAAATCCGCCGAACTCGCCCCACATCGTGTGAAATTTCCCGGTCATCCCGAGGTACGAACTTCCGAGGGCGGCAAAATATTTGGCGCGCACGGGCATCTTGTCGTACCCGCCCCATGTCGTCGGCAAGTCTTCCATCTCGATATGGGTGTGGACGCCATGCCACTCCTTGTGATTCAACTCCGCGCCGCCGTTAAAGAAAATGGACGCATCACGGTGATACTCTCTCAATATTGACGTGCAGGTTGAAGTAAAACGCGTCCATTTGAGAACTTGATAGCTGCGCACGTCCTGTTCGATAGCCGGGTTTAGCCCCTGCTCCTTCATGCCGGCAACGCAATTGGCACACCAGCATAGCGGCGGCTGGAAGCAAATATCGTAAAAAAGACCGTCCAGCTCCGGATAACGTTCGCACACTTCGCGGGTTTGCGCATAAATCAATTCCGCATAGCGGCCGCTCGGACACATGAACTTCCAGGAGACGATCGGCCGCTTGTCGGAGGGCGACGCGTCCGGCACGCCGCCGATCATCTGTATCCCGCCATCCTGCTGCCGCGCTACGCATTCCGGCATTTCGTCCGCATCCCCTGCCGACCAGCCGACCGTAATATAGACCGGCGCCTTGACCCCGATCGCATGCGCGGCGTCCATCATCGCGCCGGTCAAGTCCGTATTGAGCGTCGGATGCATGCGCCCCGCCTTGGTCGGGTAATAGCTCCAGCTATGATGGCATTTGGCGAAAATCGTGATGGAGTTTACATGTCCCGCTCGAAGCGCATCCTGGAATTGCGCTGCATCGAATTTAGCACCTACGCCCGGTATGAACTCGGAAGTATGAAAATCCAGATGCACTTGTCTTGAAGCCAGCTTGTTCATTCGTCAGACCTACTCCCTCTCGTGATCGTTCACGTTGCCGATGTCCCCTGTAACCCTCTGGTGGCCTTTACATATTCCGTGGGAGCCACCCCCATGATTCGCTTGAATGCCCGCCGGAACGTGTGGTCGCTGCTGTATCCGACCGCCTTGGCTACGTCTCGTATCGTAGATTCCTCTCCGTTCAACAGCTCGCACGCGCGCCGAATGCGCGTACCTTCGAGATAATCGGAAAAGGTGGCGTTCATCAGCTCCTTGAACAGCTGGTACATGTACGTTTCCGAAAAGCGAAGCTGCGATGCAAGCTCATACAACACAAAATTTTCCTGCATATAGGATTGCTCGACAATCGCCGCGATCTGCTCCTTCAATCTGGCTTTGTCCTCATTTTTCTGTTCGGCCTGCGCATGGCATAATAACAAATGCGACGCCAGAATCGCTTCGAAAATGTCCTCGATCCGGTCCATCCGCTGAACCTTCTCCAGCAACCGACCGACTTGCGGCTCCATTTCGTTCGGACCGAGACATCGGACGACGGTGCCTTTAAGCACATGAATGAGCTGCTCGATCATCCCGGATGTCAAGCTTCGGTTCACGAAGTTCTCCTCGCTGATCCTGCGGATGATCCTGCGAACCTCCGCCTCGTCGCCGCTCTTGACGTTGCTGATGAGCTTCAGTTCCAGCTCAATCGGATAGTAGAACTTCTGGTTCTCGTTCGGCACTTCGCTAAAAAGCGTATAGGCTCTTCCGCTCTTCGCGTAACGGGCGTATTCGAGCGCCTGCTTGGCCTCGTCGAACGAAATGCTCACATTTTGCAATCCCGGATACACCCCACCTGCGGAGAAGTGAACGTCGAAGAGCAGCTTGTCCCGAACCTTCTCCTCGAACCATTCGACGATGCTCCTCATCGACGACGGATCGCCTTCACCGAAGGAAACGACGATCACGATCCGGTTATCGTTCAGGTCATCCTTATAATAGGGTACTTTAGCTTCGGTACACAGCTCCTCCTTGACGAGAAGCATCAGTCTGTTCATTTGTTCCGCCGTCCGTCTGTCCGACGTATCCTTGCCCGGCATGATCCGCGCCAGCATGACGCCGAAGCGTTCTCCTTCTACATGAACCGGCAGCGAATCCTCGCCCTGATCGTAAAAACCGCCGTTCAGCAGCCGCTCGAAAAAGGTCGTTCGGAGCATCTGGTCGCGCATGCTCCGATGGCTGCGGTACAATTCCGAAATCCTGCTGTCCAGATAATCATACTCGCTCATGCTTCTGTCGTTGTCCGTTCCGAATAGCTCCCTGATTTTGCCGACCAGCTGTTTGACCGGCTTGTAGTTCCGATAAGCCAGCATGCAAGCCGTGACGACGCCAAGCGTAAGCGTGATCAGCAGTACGGCAAAGGTAATATTGCGGATGTAGTCCACCTTGGTCATCACCAGTCTCGACGGGACGACGGAAACGTATTTCCAGCCGCTTACAGTCGACAACGAACGGGACACGATAAACTTCTCCCCGGCAGGCGATACGTAGTTTCCGTCTCGAAGGTTGCCCGCAGCCATGCCGGACGGCTCGATGACCGTCCGATCTCCCGTCAACTGCGTAATGATGTCCCCATCCTGATTTTCGACGAATATCATCCCGCTGCGTCCGAGGTTGATCTTGGACAACAGGTTCTGAATGGCGGATTCATCGATCAGAATCATCAACGCGCCCTTGGGATTGCTGCTATACTCCCAAGGGATCGACTGCAGGTAATAAATGACGCGGTGGCTCTTGCCGTCGATCGTCACGTGGCCGCCGGCGACGTATTGGCTTTGGTGACGCTCGTTCCACAGGATGCGGTTCCAGTCCGGGCGACCGCTGTCTTGATTCCGATACAGACTTTTCTCGA from the Cohnella hashimotonis genome contains:
- a CDS encoding alpha-amylase family protein; translation: MNKLASRQVHLDFHTSEFIPGVGAKFDAAQFQDALRAGHVNSITIFAKCHHSWSYYPTKAGRMHPTLNTDLTGAMMDAAHAIGVKAPVYITVGWSAGDADEMPECVARQQDGGIQMIGGVPDASPSDKRPIVSWKFMCPSGRYAELIYAQTREVCERYPELDGLFYDICFQPPLCWCANCVAGMKEQGLNPAIEQDVRSYQVLKWTRFTSTCTSILREYHRDASIFFNGGAELNHKEWHGVHTHIEMEDLPTTWGGYDKMPVRAKYFAALGSSYLGMTGKFHTMWGEFGGFKSPEALRYEVASMMMYGARCSIGDQMHPSGLMDMETYRTIGEAYRYAEQIEEWCFNVEETAKLGVILSNRSEADEGLTKMLLECQLDFDIADPTQALDRFETLILPDSVVLNEESALRIQSYVDRGGSVLLTGSSGLNPGKTHFQLDVGAAYQGPSLYENDYVLAGKSLNAGIVTSPFLFYEGAEQVSVKDAEVLATIYEPFFNRTYGHYCSHQNTPYRMDPADYPAAIRKGSIVYVAHPICSMYFRHGAKYHRDYLINALNLVYRKPVMRVSLPSCGRARFVYQRSRERYILHLTYAAPIQRGRTSVIEDMPPIYDVAVELTVGSRVTRATLIPQGESIPFVQSGDIVKLTVPRVQGHQMVVLDETRR
- a CDS encoding DMT family transporter translates to MFVWQLVLTSLLWAGNFVAGKWTAGHASAMMLSELRFGIAILVILPFVWMKEKRLLPPRKAILLLLGMGATGVTLFNVLLFEALAHTSAANTGLLSTLNPAAIALISFLAFGHRLTLRQAAGMLVSFAGVVIVLTRGDLERLLALQFNRGDLMMIGAVLFWGCYTILSQKAMAYVSPLAATLWSGIFGLAFMLPFNIRQFTLVDVTPAFWAAMIYIGVGATVIASLLWNLGVKRIGGTHAGIFLNLNPVFTSLLAYLLLDERMNASQWIGTAVVIGGMLLFSTKKRMKIRRGADCCSAD
- a CDS encoding sugar phosphate isomerase/epimerase family protein; translation: MKLSFTTLGCPDWTWERIVDEAARLGYDGVELRGIAGELRLGRCEALREERLEATLAYARERGIAICCLDTSCAFHDEERFDEAIEVGMETIDLAVRMGVSSIRVFGDSIADSGRAQEIVARVAGGLQTLGEYAEDKAVQVLLETHGDFSSSDRVREVFRQTSSPAIGVIWDIHHTIKYGGHESPAETWRKLGDDIRHAHIKDALGGRPVLLGEGELPLPDWIALLRKVGYDGWLSFEWEKRWHPEIEEPELALPAFMDYIRRFL
- a CDS encoding NAD(P)-dependent oxidoreductase — its product is MKLLHIGNADSRFPEDGPFVDALREIGELTVLRNGDALTDEARAALIRECDVLLTLWGSSRVPEQIAEARGRLSYICNISGGISHWIPLSIVEAGIPVTNWGDAVAPEMAEAAVTLLLAVLKELLPQQLYVREGGWHRPDRRIGSMYGLRIGIFGMGAIGRKFVDYVRPYECRIRYYDPYLPPASAPAGCEAAESLERLAAESDALVIHAGLTEETRGAVNAAVLAKLPDYGIVINTARGDIVEQDALFDELRTGRLRAGLDVLAGRDALEPDHPARGWPNVLFTAHDLFSANWQKPPLERYEAVCLENLIRHSQGKPLMHRFDRDRYLRST
- a CDS encoding helix-turn-helix domain-containing protein; amino-acid sequence: MSFLKKRRRHATLTRLILSYLLVLVIPLLIGSYVYKETVQLAQEEALRSNQSLLEQTGAIVDERLNELGAISKYIAMDRKIISLMNVEEIAEGSNDYYKVWDILSTNPKYNLTNKFIVDYFVFFKDNRLVLSSDRSYTSPEAFEKSLYRNQDSGRPDWNRILWNERHQSQYVAGGHVTIDGKSHRVIYYLQSIPWEYSSNPKGALMILIDESAIQNLLSKINLGRSGMIFVENQDGDIITQLTGDRTVIEPSGMAAGNLRDGNYVSPAGEKFIVSRSLSTVSGWKYVSVVPSRLVMTKVDYIRNITFAVLLITLTLGVVTACMLAYRNYKPVKQLVGKIRELFGTDNDRSMSEYDYLDSRISELYRSHRSMRDQMLRTTFFERLLNGGFYDQGEDSLPVHVEGERFGVMLARIMPGKDTSDRRTAEQMNRLMLLVKEELCTEAKVPYYKDDLNDNRIVIVVSFGEGDPSSMRSIVEWFEEKVRDKLLFDVHFSAGGVYPGLQNVSISFDEAKQALEYARYAKSGRAYTLFSEVPNENQKFYYPIELELKLISNVKSGDEAEVRRIIRRISEENFVNRSLTSGMIEQLIHVLKGTVVRCLGPNEMEPQVGRLLEKVQRMDRIEDIFEAILASHLLLCHAQAEQKNEDKARLKEQIAAIVEQSYMQENFVLYELASQLRFSETYMYQLFKELMNATFSDYLEGTRIRRACELLNGEESTIRDVAKAVGYSSDHTFRRAFKRIMGVAPTEYVKATRGLQGTSAT